One window of the Panulirus ornatus isolate Po-2019 chromosome 47, ASM3632096v1, whole genome shotgun sequence genome contains the following:
- the LOC139763731 gene encoding protein DBF4 homolog B-like, whose translation MCGRYSFSPIPGIIYIYIYIYIYIYIYIYIYIYIHTATITADIHNLEGVVEEFFSREVNYVISSRGTHATGGSSSEQQPSPTGVPTPSPLTPHQPLSSVPSTSHDSPLNIRSPREDTGKKHVRTRAEVLLERDCVRRQGTNDLLENARLWNVPVWPLAKLLKWLSVLKENGHYRPQKTQGALTSKSSTMSSSPKVRRLTAPFIKTESFTREYKPLYKELSIWPELNLSNPPGVSPFAGPKQTKAWEGDLCEEVPGETEYRMEKGENKGGKGSGGEMGGI comes from the coding sequence atgtgtgggaggtattctttctcccctatcccagggataatatatatatatatatatatatatatatatatatatatatatatatatatatatatatatatacacactgccaCCATAACGGCAGATATACACAACCTCGAAGGGGTTGTGGAGGAGTTCTTTAGCCGGGAAGTGAACTATGTAATAAGCAGCCGTGGAACGCATGCAACAGGTGGGTCCAGCAGTGAACAGCAGCCATCACCCACTGGTGTACCCACGCCCTCCCCACTTACTCCACATCAGCCTCTCTCCTCGGTACCCTCCACCTCTCATGATTCACCACTGAACATTCGCTCGCCTAGAGAAGATACTGGCAAAAAACATGTAAGAACAAGAGCTGAAGTCTTATTAGAACGTGATTGTGTACGGCGTCAGGGCACCAATGACTTACTCGAAAATGCAAGATTATGGAATGTTCCAGTGTGGCCATTGGCTAAGCTTCTCAAGTGGCTATCTGTTTTAAAGGAGAATGGTCATTACAGACCACAGAAGACACAAGGTGCTCTAACCTCCAAAAGCTCCACCATGTCTTCCTCACCAAAGGTTCGCCGTCTCACAGCTCCCTTCATCAAAACTGAATCTTTTACCAGAGAGTACAAACCCCTCTACAAAGAATTGTCCATTTGGCCAGAACTGAACTTATCCAATCCACCTGGAGTATCTCCATTTGCAGGTCCCAAGCAGACcaaagcttgggaaggagacttgtgtgaggaggtaccaggagagactgagtacagaatggaaaaaggtgagaacaaaggaggtaaggggagtgggggagaaatgggaggtatttag